One segment of Chryseobacterium turcicum DNA contains the following:
- a CDS encoding STM3941 family protein, which produces MQNLPLILRPGKIKNIILILISIGFISLGISLLEKNMLIAVLNIFFFGICLIIFIINMIPNSSYLKIDEKGIEMKNLFRTTFIPWQAVSGFKTKFIFVNKLVTFTIDEKLLENSKMKGKTGAFPDTYGMSAQKLAALLNEYKLKFDTNI; this is translated from the coding sequence ATGCAAAATTTACCTTTAATCTTAAGACCCGGAAAAATAAAAAATATCATTCTTATTCTTATCAGTATAGGCTTTATCAGCCTGGGGATATCACTTTTAGAAAAAAACATGCTCATCGCAGTTTTAAATATTTTCTTTTTCGGAATCTGCCTTATTATTTTCATCATCAATATGATTCCCAATTCATCTTACCTTAAAATTGATGAAAAAGGAATTGAGATGAAAAATCTTTTCAGAACAACATTTATTCCGTGGCAGGCAGTGAGTGGTTTTAAAACTAAATTTATTTTCGTAAATAAATTGGTCACTTTTACCATTGATGAAAAACTGTTGGAGAATTCTAAAATGAAAGGAAAAACCGGAGCATTTCCCGATACTTATGGAATGTCTGCACAAAAACTCGCAGCACTTCTCAATGAGTATAAACTTAAATTTGATACTAACATCTAA
- a CDS encoding VF530 family protein, with protein MEQKSKDPLHGKRLDAILEELVEYYQGFEELGKQINIKCFTDNPSINSSLKFLRKTDWARAKVESLYLYVLRQKKKAERNKED; from the coding sequence ATGGAACAAAAATCTAAAGACCCACTTCACGGAAAACGACTTGATGCTATTCTAGAAGAATTGGTAGAATATTATCAGGGCTTTGAAGAACTTGGAAAACAAATCAATATCAAATGTTTTACCGATAATCCGAGTATCAATTCGTCGTTGAAATTTTTGAGAAAAACAGATTGGGCGAGAGCGAAAGTTGAAAGCTTATATCTTTATGTTTTGAGACAGAAAAAGAAAGCGGAAAGAAATAAAGAAGATTAG
- a CDS encoding LLM class flavin-dependent oxidoreductase, translating to MELGIGMFGDLAFDQTTGKYRNAGVKIREILEQVKLMDEVGIDVFAMGEHHREDYAVSSPEMVLAAAASITKNIKLASGVTVLSSSEPVKVYEDFATLDLISDGRAEIFVGRGSFIESFPLYGYSLNDYEALFDEKLELLLKINTEENVSWFGKLRAPMQNQTVYPRAKNDGKLPIWRAVGGTPQSVLSAAQLGMPLVVAIIGGMPIQFKNLIEFYKQEYRKAGHDESAMQIAIHSHTFVSDEKDVVDGYFHNYKSQMDRIGSSRGWAPYTKSQYEGGRGKDGALFIGNANEVADKINYMKEIFGITRFIGHMDVGDPANDVMMKSIELFGEKVASQVK from the coding sequence ATGGAATTAGGAATAGGAATGTTTGGCGACTTAGCCTTTGACCAGACTACCGGAAAATATAGAAACGCAGGAGTTAAAATAAGAGAAATTCTTGAGCAGGTAAAGTTAATGGATGAAGTGGGAATTGATGTTTTTGCGATGGGAGAGCATCACCGTGAAGATTATGCTGTTTCTTCTCCTGAAATGGTTTTGGCTGCAGCTGCAAGTATCACAAAAAATATAAAATTAGCAAGTGGAGTAACGGTTTTAAGTTCGTCTGAGCCCGTAAAAGTCTACGAAGATTTTGCAACATTAGATTTAATATCAGATGGAAGAGCTGAGATTTTCGTTGGGCGAGGAAGTTTTATAGAATCTTTTCCTTTATATGGATATTCTCTAAATGATTACGAAGCTCTTTTTGATGAAAAATTAGAATTATTACTGAAAATAAATACCGAAGAAAACGTTTCGTGGTTTGGAAAATTGCGTGCTCCAATGCAAAATCAAACCGTTTATCCGAGAGCAAAAAATGATGGGAAACTTCCAATTTGGAGAGCAGTTGGTGGAACTCCACAATCGGTTTTAAGTGCGGCTCAATTGGGAATGCCTTTAGTGGTAGCGATTATTGGTGGAATGCCGATTCAGTTTAAAAATTTAATCGAATTTTACAAACAAGAATATCGTAAAGCAGGACATGATGAGTCTGCAATGCAAATTGCCATTCATTCACACACTTTTGTAAGTGATGAAAAAGATGTTGTAGACGGATATTTTCATAATTATAAATCTCAGATGGATAGAATTGGCTCTTCCAGAGGTTGGGCTCCTTACACTAAATCGCAGTATGAAGGCGGAAGAGGGAAGGATGGGGCATTATTTATCGGAAATGCCAATGAAGTTGCTGATAAAATCAATTACATGAAAGAGATTTTCGGAATTACAAGATTTATTGGTCATATGGATGTAGGCGACCCTGCAAATGACGTGATGATGAAGTCTATTGAATTATTTGGAGAAAAAGTTGCCTCACAAGTAAAATAA
- a CDS encoding YchJ family protein, with amino-acid sequence MNCPCCSGKLYEECCQPYHNKEKYPPTAEALMRSRFSAFAIPNGDYLMETTSPVKRQFHNKKDLQEWGEINEWTKLEIVDTPSLDKVEFKAFYTDEDGEKQVHHELSQFKMIQNRWYYVSGVFLD; translated from the coding sequence ATGAACTGCCCTTGTTGCTCCGGAAAATTATACGAAGAATGTTGTCAACCTTATCACAACAAAGAAAAATATCCTCCGACAGCAGAAGCTTTGATGCGTTCTCGTTTTTCGGCATTTGCCATTCCGAATGGGGATTATTTAATGGAAACAACTTCTCCCGTGAAAAGACAATTTCACAACAAAAAAGATTTGCAGGAATGGGGAGAAATTAATGAATGGACAAAACTTGAAATCGTAGATACTCCCAGTTTAGACAAAGTTGAGTTTAAAGCTTTTTATACTGATGAAGATGGAGAAAAGCAGGTTCATCACGAATTATCTCAATTTAAAATGATTCAAAACCGTTGGTATTATGTAAGCGGAGTATTTTTAGATTAA
- a CDS encoding metallophosphoesterase family protein, producing MKILHTADWHLGKRLDRFSRLEEQVLVMNEIIEIADEQNVDLVLIAGDLFDNFNPSVEAVELFYKTLKRLSLNGKRPVVAISGNHDSPNLIDAPYPLARECGIILIGHPKAKINPFELEHFKISNSDEGFIELTLKHQDFPVRILHTPYANEIRLKEYFGENKEEELSRVLSENWKKIADEFCDENGVNLLMAHLYMNKKGVPILEEPEGEKPIKIGNADLIFSDIIPPQIQYTALGHLHGFQNIGTDEKPVVYSSSPLCYSFSEAGQTKYVSIIDIEPHKSATFEKLPLQNGKKLFRKTFDSIETAIAWLQENPNSLVELTLESETFLTAEERKFIYKSHNGIVHLIPKIKNQDFNENQLSEINLNQDIKTLFNDYFKSKNNGQEANEELINLFNEIASEK from the coding sequence ATGAAAATTCTCCACACCGCCGATTGGCATTTAGGTAAACGACTAGACCGCTTTTCAAGGCTTGAAGAACAGGTTTTAGTGATGAACGAAATCATTGAAATTGCCGATGAACAAAATGTTGATTTGGTTTTAATTGCCGGAGATTTGTTTGATAATTTCAATCCGAGTGTTGAAGCGGTAGAACTTTTTTATAAAACTTTAAAACGTTTATCTTTAAATGGAAAACGTCCTGTAGTCGCTATTTCCGGGAATCACGATTCGCCCAACTTGATTGATGCACCCTATCCTTTAGCCCGCGAATGCGGAATTATTTTAATAGGACACCCGAAAGCTAAAATCAATCCTTTTGAATTAGAACATTTCAAAATTTCAAATTCTGATGAAGGTTTTATAGAGCTTACATTAAAACACCAAGATTTCCCAGTGAGAATTTTGCACACTCCCTATGCCAATGAAATTCGTTTGAAAGAATATTTTGGAGAAAACAAAGAAGAGGAATTGAGCCGAGTTTTATCTGAAAATTGGAAAAAAATAGCAGATGAGTTTTGTGATGAAAATGGCGTCAATCTTTTAATGGCGCATTTATATATGAACAAAAAAGGCGTTCCGATTTTGGAAGAACCGGAAGGCGAAAAACCCATTAAAATTGGAAATGCAGATTTAATTTTCTCAGATATTATTCCTCCGCAGATTCAATATACAGCGTTAGGACATCTTCATGGATTTCAAAATATAGGAACTGATGAAAAACCGGTTGTTTATTCGTCTTCACCTTTATGTTACAGCTTTAGCGAAGCCGGACAGACAAAATACGTGAGTATTATTGATATTGAACCTCACAAATCAGCTACTTTTGAAAAATTACCGCTCCAAAACGGCAAAAAGCTATTCAGAAAAACATTTGATTCTATCGAAACTGCTATTGCTTGGCTTCAGGAAAACCCAAATTCTTTGGTTGAACTCACATTAGAAAGCGAAACTTTCCTTACTGCGGAAGAAAGAAAATTTATCTATAAATCTCATAACGGAATTGTACATCTTATTCCCAAAATTAAAAACCAAGATTTTAATGAAAATCAATTGAGCGAAATCAACCTGAATCAGGATATCAAAACTTTATTCAACGATTATTTTAAATCTAAAAATAACGGTCAGGAAGCGAATGAAGAACTCATTAATTTATTTAATGAAATCGCTTCCGAAAAATAG
- a CDS encoding SMC family ATPase yields MIPIQLTLEGLYSYQERQKINFENLTEAGLFGIFGSVGSGKSSILEAISFALYGETERLNSRDKRAYNMMNLKSNKSYIEFDFINFENKKFRATREFKRNSKNFEDVKTPTVTFYEWKNENWIPLEHSNAEKIIGLSYANFKRTIIIPQGQFKEFLELGATDRTNMMKEIFSLQRFDLQNNVSALNAKNKSELDQLEGQLKGFEEVNEEQISAQKEYLKLEQQKFEEIQKIFKKTEEKYLKLKSLKDDFEVFNQKKAQFEKLTQEKVEIDILDTKTELFDKTFRIFTPLISEKNKLTKEISEQQKNKEHQFKILQETEIQFENIKNKLLAIQPQYESLNQSKIQENDLILILQMQKFSSEIDILKDRTQKGIEKVKEVEAQQKTIQQKIDDLSKKIHILKPQKLDSTLLLNAGNWFSEKKKLSETLQSQIQKINSKKIEIENSSEELKPFEINLKTFKNDFKTQIEALDHQKKTLSEKRNHLEVQQKLAHFANELHDGESCPLCGALEHPNIVEFDDVNLELNEIQKQIEQIKIQKDEIQKLTLTIEKILDRKKIFEEQLRGEEESLKLIQNQIDEHLKNFNWNEFNAENQNDFEEKRQQSFSIEKQIDELNQQIGVEQKNLDKERENLDSYNKALEKFKLDEAKKEEQIKTNEANLKLLKWVDYDKKQFVETEEIYNKLSQSNRETEENYQKLNKEKEEISPKLAEQKTIVNQLEQRISELEKEISDNKNLIEKALLEQKFNTLEETQEILAQEINVQETRNKIQQFRIAFEILKNSILELEARLKDFSFNEEEFSTLENQFKSFENELKIANDSVVKIATEIERLEKEFKKKENLLKDLVHLQKRGENLKIMTNLFKGAGFVQYISSIYLRQLCDHANVRFHRMTRNQLSLQLNENHDFEIIDYLNEGRSRSVKTLSGGQSFQVSLSLALALAESVQSHAQSDRNFFFIDEGFGTQDAESVNIVFETLMNLQKENRIVGIISHVEELKEKIPVSLNITKDEEKGSLIEVV; encoded by the coding sequence ATGATTCCAATTCAATTGACTTTAGAAGGTCTTTATTCTTATCAGGAACGTCAGAAAATCAATTTTGAAAATCTTACGGAAGCTGGTCTTTTCGGAATTTTCGGTTCTGTTGGTTCTGGAAAATCTTCTATTTTGGAAGCCATTTCGTTTGCTTTATATGGTGAAACGGAACGTCTTAACTCCAGAGACAAACGTGCCTACAATATGATGAATCTGAAATCGAATAAATCTTATATAGAATTTGATTTCATCAATTTTGAAAATAAAAAATTTCGTGCGACTAGAGAATTCAAACGTAATTCTAAAAATTTTGAAGATGTAAAAACTCCGACCGTCACTTTCTATGAATGGAAAAATGAAAATTGGATTCCTTTGGAACATTCTAATGCAGAAAAAATTATTGGTTTAAGTTATGCCAATTTTAAACGCACCATCATCATTCCGCAAGGTCAGTTTAAAGAATTTCTGGAATTGGGCGCTACCGACAGAACTAATATGATGAAGGAAATTTTCAGCCTTCAGCGTTTTGATTTACAAAATAATGTTTCGGCTTTAAATGCTAAAAACAAATCTGAACTCGACCAGTTAGAAGGTCAGCTGAAAGGTTTTGAAGAAGTGAATGAAGAGCAGATTTCGGCTCAAAAAGAATATTTAAAACTTGAACAACAGAAATTTGAAGAGATACAGAAAATTTTCAAAAAGACGGAAGAAAAATATTTAAAACTAAAAAGTCTGAAAGATGATTTTGAAGTTTTTAATCAGAAAAAAGCTCAATTTGAAAAACTGACTCAGGAGAAAGTTGAAATCGACATTTTAGATACAAAAACTGAATTATTCGACAAAACTTTCAGGATTTTCACGCCATTGATTTCTGAAAAAAATAAACTCACCAAAGAAATTTCTGAGCAGCAAAAAAATAAAGAACATCAGTTTAAAATTCTACAGGAAACTGAAATTCAATTTGAAAACATTAAGAATAAACTTTTAGCAATTCAGCCTCAATATGAATCTTTAAATCAATCTAAAATTCAGGAAAATGATTTGATACTGATTTTGCAGATGCAGAAATTTTCTAGCGAAATCGATATTTTAAAAGACCGCACACAAAAAGGCATTGAAAAAGTAAAAGAAGTTGAAGCCCAGCAAAAGACAATTCAACAAAAAATTGACGATTTATCTAAAAAAATCCATATTTTAAAACCCCAAAAATTAGATTCAACTTTACTATTAAATGCTGGAAACTGGTTTTCTGAAAAGAAAAAACTATCCGAAACTTTGCAAAGCCAGATTCAAAAAATTAATTCAAAGAAAATCGAAATTGAAAATAGCTCAGAAGAATTAAAACCTTTTGAAATTAATCTGAAAACTTTTAAAAATGATTTTAAAACACAAATTGAAGCTTTAGACCATCAAAAGAAAACACTTTCCGAAAAAAGAAATCATTTGGAAGTGCAACAGAAACTAGCTCATTTTGCCAACGAATTGCACGACGGAGAATCTTGTCCGCTTTGTGGCGCTTTGGAACATCCGAATATTGTAGAATTTGATGATGTTAATTTAGAATTAAACGAAATTCAAAAACAAATCGAGCAGATTAAAATTCAGAAAGATGAAATTCAAAAATTAACTTTAACAATAGAAAAAATTCTTGATAGGAAAAAGATTTTTGAAGAACAGTTGAGAGGCGAAGAAGAAAGTTTGAAGCTAATTCAGAATCAGATTGATGAACATCTTAAAAACTTCAATTGGAACGAATTTAATGCTGAAAATCAAAACGATTTTGAGGAAAAACGACAGCAATCTTTTTCCATTGAAAAACAAATCGATGAATTAAATCAACAAATCGGTGTAGAACAAAAAAATCTTGATAAGGAAAGAGAAAATCTTGACAGTTATAATAAAGCGCTGGAAAAATTCAAGCTTGATGAAGCAAAAAAAGAAGAGCAAATAAAAACCAACGAAGCCAATTTAAAGCTTTTAAAATGGGTTGATTACGATAAAAAACAATTTGTTGAAACTGAAGAAATCTACAATAAATTATCTCAGTCTAATCGTGAAACTGAAGAAAATTATCAAAAATTAAATAAAGAGAAAGAAGAAATTTCGCCAAAATTAGCCGAACAAAAAACAATTGTCAATCAGCTGGAACAACGAATCTCTGAATTAGAAAAAGAGATTTCAGACAATAAAAATTTGATTGAAAAAGCCTTACTTGAACAGAAATTTAATACGTTAGAAGAAACTCAAGAAATTCTTGCTCAGGAAATCAACGTACAGGAAACGAGAAATAAAATTCAGCAGTTCAGAATTGCTTTTGAAATTTTAAAAAATAGTATACTTGAGCTTGAAGCCAGACTGAAAGACTTCTCTTTTAATGAAGAAGAATTTTCTACCCTTGAAAATCAGTTTAAAAGCTTTGAAAATGAGTTGAAAATCGCCAATGATTCTGTCGTAAAAATTGCCACCGAAATTGAGAGACTGGAAAAGGAATTTAAGAAAAAAGAAAATCTTTTAAAAGATTTAGTGCACCTTCAAAAACGTGGCGAAAATCTAAAAATCATGACGAATCTCTTTAAAGGAGCTGGTTTTGTGCAGTATATTTCATCGATTTATCTTCGTCAATTGTGCGACCATGCAAATGTTCGTTTTCATAGGATGACGCGAAATCAACTGAGTTTGCAACTGAACGAAAACCATGATTTTGAAATTATTGATTATTTAAATGAAGGTCGAAGCAGAAGTGTAAAAACATTATCCGGCGGACAGTCTTTTCAGGTTTCACTAAGTCTTGCTCTGGCATTGGCAGAAAGTGTACAAAGCCACGCCCAATCAGATAGAAACTTCTTTTTCATTGATGAAGGCTTCGGAACTCAGGATGCAGAATCTGTAAATATCGTTTTTGAAACACTGATGAATCTTCAGAAAGAAAACCGAATTGTAGGTATTATTTCTCACGTTGAAGAACTGAAGGAAAAAATTCCGGTGTCGTTGAACATTACGAAAGATGAGGAGAAAGGAAGTTTAATTGAGGTTGTTTAG
- a CDS encoding TetR/AcrR family transcriptional regulator, whose protein sequence is MELKEKQIKILEVAVELFKEKGYMGSSVRDLATKLNIKAASLYAHIRSKEEILEWICFGVAHEFFEELQEVKNTKVSPQEKLNLFLDKHLSVVLKNRDVTHIYSNEWKHLEERLPEFIELRKNYQQEVEQLISEIYQAENWELKSSAFTTRFILHTLNNSYFWFKRNIESTSEITSEIREKLLFGLLGNQKQS, encoded by the coding sequence ATGGAGCTAAAAGAAAAACAGATTAAAATACTCGAAGTTGCGGTAGAGCTTTTCAAAGAGAAAGGGTATATGGGCAGCTCGGTAAGAGATCTTGCCACAAAACTGAATATCAAAGCAGCGTCGTTGTACGCGCACATTCGTTCTAAAGAAGAAATTCTTGAGTGGATTTGCTTTGGGGTTGCCCATGAGTTTTTTGAAGAGCTTCAGGAAGTGAAAAATACAAAAGTTTCTCCACAGGAAAAGCTGAATTTATTTTTAGACAAACATTTATCAGTTGTTCTTAAAAACCGAGATGTTACCCATATTTATTCTAATGAATGGAAACATTTGGAAGAAAGATTACCCGAGTTTATTGAATTAAGAAAAAATTATCAGCAAGAAGTTGAGCAATTGATTTCTGAGATTTATCAGGCTGAAAATTGGGAACTAAAATCTTCTGCTTTTACGACAAGATTTATCCTTCATACCCTCAATAATTCTTATTTCTGGTTTAAAAGAAATATAGAATCAACTTCTGAAATTACCTCTGAAATAAGAGAAAAACTGCTTTTTGGTCTCTTAGGAAATCAAAAACAATCTTAG
- a CDS encoding FKBP-type peptidyl-prolyl cis-trans isomerase, producing MTIENNHVVAVKYILHTIEEDGTKTLVEETTSENPLTFLYGLGMMIPKFEQNILGLKAGDTAAFVIQPEEAYGEKQEDAIAQLPIDMFGEAGIPPVGAILPLSDNDGNNFQAFVVEVTPEFVVADLNHPMAGKVLDFQVEIVNTRPATEEELSHGHAHGIDGNEAH from the coding sequence ATGACAATCGAAAACAATCACGTTGTAGCTGTAAAGTATATTCTACACACTATCGAAGAAGATGGAACTAAAACTCTAGTAGAAGAAACTACATCAGAAAATCCGCTTACATTTTTATATGGTTTAGGAATGATGATTCCTAAATTTGAGCAAAATATCCTTGGTTTAAAAGCTGGCGATACTGCTGCTTTTGTAATTCAGCCGGAAGAAGCTTATGGTGAAAAACAAGAAGATGCGATTGCTCAATTGCCAATCGATATGTTCGGAGAAGCGGGTATTCCTCCTGTAGGAGCTATCTTGCCTCTTTCTGATAATGATGGAAATAATTTCCAGGCTTTTGTAGTAGAAGTTACGCCAGAATTTGTTGTGGCAGACCTTAATCATCCAATGGCTGGTAAAGTTTTAGATTTCCAAGTTGAAATCGTGAATACTCGTCCTGCAACGGAAGAAGAATTGTCTCACGGTCACGCTCATGGAATTGACGGAAACGAAGCTCACTAA
- a CDS encoding peroxiredoxin family protein: protein MKKYIYILFFGFFNLFSAQNGYEISIKTKGISKDVLYLKIFNGTASETYTVDSAKIGEKTPIAKFVEKQKILGGIYKLELKSNKSALNILVNNGSKISFNLEGSDLLGLVAEQEPNISFLSYERQSGSVEKKLELLRNVQKKYPSPTLDLYTKLEEKRNVKIPENLDERKKMQANFLADLDLNERRMALLPNSYQFLFKYINILPVDNENYKIGVDRLLKGQNCDSKNYLFYLKWIFKNLEYYSQRGMNDAYKYTFNTYLNDMKCLNKNETFYKSIAAKLSALEAVPIGSVIENTDMQKLDKTLVKLSDVYSKSKYTFVMFYDPDCVHCQEETPGIANYIADIRNSGADIQSIAYLNTTDDKKWQNFVKEKGLQNWINVKSEKNDRAYVEKLEISSNPSFLLLDSEGKVLLKKYNQQEITKILMSLKN from the coding sequence ATGAAAAAATATATTTACATTTTATTTTTTGGATTTTTCAATTTATTTTCGGCGCAAAATGGTTACGAAATAAGTATTAAAACCAAAGGGATTTCTAAAGACGTATTGTATTTAAAAATATTCAACGGAACTGCTTCAGAAACGTATACCGTAGATTCTGCAAAAATCGGAGAGAAAACACCCATTGCCAAATTTGTTGAGAAACAGAAAATTTTAGGAGGAATCTATAAGCTGGAACTAAAGTCTAATAAATCAGCTTTAAATATTTTAGTCAACAATGGTTCGAAAATATCATTTAATCTGGAAGGAAGTGACCTTTTAGGGCTTGTCGCTGAGCAAGAACCCAATATCAGTTTTCTCAGTTACGAAAGGCAATCGGGTAGTGTCGAAAAGAAATTAGAACTATTGAGAAATGTTCAAAAAAAATATCCGAGTCCTACGCTTGACCTTTATACCAAACTGGAAGAAAAAAGGAATGTGAAAATCCCTGAAAATCTTGATGAAAGAAAAAAAATGCAGGCTAATTTTCTTGCAGATTTAGATTTAAATGAAAGAAGAATGGCCTTACTTCCTAACTCGTACCAGTTTTTATTTAAATATATTAATATACTTCCTGTAGATAATGAAAACTACAAGATTGGCGTAGACAGACTTTTGAAAGGACAAAACTGCGATTCTAAAAATTATCTTTTTTATCTGAAATGGATTTTTAAAAACCTTGAATATTACAGCCAAAGAGGGATGAATGATGCTTATAAATATACATTCAATACCTATTTGAATGATATGAAGTGTCTGAATAAAAATGAGACATTCTATAAAAGTATCGCTGCAAAACTCTCTGCTTTGGAAGCGGTGCCAATAGGAAGTGTCATCGAAAATACCGATATGCAGAAATTAGATAAAACATTGGTGAAGCTTTCTGATGTTTATTCAAAATCGAAATATACTTTTGTGATGTTTTACGACCCAGATTGTGTGCATTGTCAAGAAGAAACACCCGGAATTGCAAATTATATTGCAGATATTCGTAATTCAGGTGCCGATATTCAGTCAATTGCTTATCTCAATACAACTGATGATAAAAAATGGCAAAATTTTGTAAAAGAAAAAGGTTTACAAAATTGGATTAATGTAAAAAGTGAAAAAAATGACCGTGCTTACGTAGAAAAGCTGGAAATCTCTTCTAATCCTAGTTTTCTATTGTTAGATTCTGAAGGTAAAGTTTTATTGAAAAAATATAATCAGCAAGAAATCACAAAGATTTTAATGTCATTAAAAAACTAA